A single window of Streptomyces cathayae DNA harbors:
- a CDS encoding YbaB/EbfC family nucleoid-associated protein: MIPGGGQPNMQQLLQQAQKMQQDLAKAQEELAQTEIDGKAGGGLVTATVTGGGELRALKIDPKAVDPEDTETLADLIVAAVQAANENAQTIQQQKLGPLAQGLGGGGIPGLPF; the protein is encoded by the coding sequence GTGATCCCCGGTGGTGGCCAGCCCAACATGCAGCAGTTGCTCCAGCAGGCCCAGAAGATGCAGCAGGACCTGGCCAAGGCGCAGGAGGAACTCGCGCAGACGGAGATCGACGGCAAGGCGGGCGGCGGCCTGGTGACGGCGACCGTCACCGGCGGTGGCGAACTCCGGGCGCTGAAGATCGACCCGAAGGCGGTGGACCCCGAGGACACCGAGACCCTCGCGGACCTGATCGTCGCGGCCGTCCAGGCGGCCAACGAGAACGCTCAGACCATCCAGCAGCAGAAGCTCGGCCCGCTGGCCCAGGGTTTGGGCGGCGGCGGCATTCCCGGTCTGCCCTTCTAA
- a CDS encoding SLATT domain-containing protein yields MGQPEMQPEDRPQDGPGEGAAGLRPGDLAGRVFPLGDWGEPALRLDELYRWVERGALDTAAWYLADRVWKRRCARALRAGTAAGTVTGAALLLLDLTRVAVGATPWGYLALLLAVACAVADRFFGVTSGWMRDVATAQAVQRRLQAFQFDWASECVREVLGPAEGTASEAAERCLSVLRRFSEDVSELVRAETEDWMTDFRGGIVPPGVRRAAAGPVRPDAAAPHGRFPAPPGPARPNMPRQRPPEPR; encoded by the coding sequence GTGGGTCAGCCGGAGATGCAGCCCGAGGACCGTCCGCAGGACGGTCCCGGCGAGGGGGCGGCCGGGCTGCGGCCGGGCGATCTGGCCGGGCGGGTGTTTCCGCTCGGGGACTGGGGCGAGCCCGCGCTCCGGCTGGACGAGCTGTACCGGTGGGTGGAGCGGGGGGCACTGGACACCGCCGCCTGGTACCTCGCGGACCGGGTGTGGAAGCGGCGCTGCGCGCGGGCCCTGCGCGCCGGGACCGCGGCGGGGACGGTCACCGGGGCGGCGCTGCTGCTGCTGGATCTGACCCGGGTGGCCGTCGGGGCCACTCCCTGGGGGTACCTGGCGCTGCTGCTGGCGGTCGCGTGTGCGGTCGCCGACCGGTTCTTCGGGGTGACGTCCGGCTGGATGCGGGACGTGGCGACCGCGCAGGCGGTGCAGCGGCGGCTCCAGGCGTTCCAGTTCGACTGGGCGTCGGAGTGCGTCCGTGAGGTGCTGGGACCGGCCGAGGGCACCGCGAGCGAGGCGGCCGAGCGGTGCCTGTCGGTGCTGCGGCGGTTCTCGGAGGACGTGAGCGAGCTGGTGCGGGCCGAGACGGAGGACTGGATGACGGACTTCCGCGGCGGGATCGTGCCACCGGGCGTCCGGAGGGCCGCGGCGGGCCCGGTCCGCCCCGATGCGGCCGCGCCGCACGGCCGCTTCCCCGCCCCACCGGGCCCGGCCCGGCCGAACATGCCCCGGCAGCGCCCGCCGGAGCCGAGGTGA